The Ischnura elegans chromosome 1, ioIscEleg1.1, whole genome shotgun sequence genome contains a region encoding:
- the LOC124157799 gene encoding uncharacterized protein LOC124157799, whose translation MLQKRPSPTAPLPPLVLLLALFVCPPSLLATPLSLSHSNLAYGNGTCDERDSCSSGTKSLDWRDRNCLCDATCRTYDDCCPDSRYKPSKSVVGQFSCTPMRHLGGVYMKSSCPPGTSAEVRRRCEEKGGADKRDVVSIRMPVTSLVTNVTYSNAHCALCNGDLNGRAPDDFVVWTPRLECPSIQHFPFGSTTEPPMPSKWLPIFDEFRGVWGVMEKGRFHACTADPMAPPIAASLVRRCRLGVVSSCEPDWPDDSVGLRMAIKRRCGAPGSTAHVFLGAKTYRNAACAVCNRVPVHELSCAPPLTRSLGAAAKDFNPVAFSVLFDFGIPQGEYFQGGRGGVDPGPLSARLTAHGCPDETPLFDPFLRRCRDLLCPEMGQRWVRNRCVEVGRGYEEDEVDTTKDEPSSGVVRVVGLGGKAKERPKGKNFTTVHLHPSSAAIAMGYLTIIGVAASALFLIIHLVAFALLKELRTASGRNLASLCVALLIAYSAFFAGTFNTTPIGSTDVSRGCLAAATLALFGLLSAFCWSSTLAFDVWRTLRRATVHLHAPSDSVGGSGGKRRFALYSIFSWAIPAAIAAIALSLDIRTGGQACIYSVTASVSYRSEGNMSIGLPTTLPLTSVTPKDVANEHCPLSPVLTILTPSFGLHPSGACWFGRRSSLLILFAAPLGITTVANALLFILSARTISQATFRQSMAPTSAAPVKHGPPQAVRSFRLHLRLALLSGLSWSAGLLAGWLDIPPLWLVAVLLTSLHGVFLTVAFTCTSRVKRAMRRFLSRCRKRSSFQGSGSTGSKGPLTPASPASPASWSSTSSNGESNVTRKSDISSAAARQRTQSVDTLY comes from the coding sequence CTCTTCGGGCACCAAGTCGCTCGACTGGCGGGACCGCAACTGCCTTTGCGATGCCACCTGCAGGACGTACGACGACTGCTGCCCGGATTCCAGGTACAAGCCCAGCAAGAGCGTCGTCGGGCAGTTCTCCTGCACGCCGATGCGCCACCTCGGCGGGGTTTACATGAAGTCATCCTGCCCTCCTGGAACCAGTGCAGAGGTCAGGAGGAGGTGCGAGGAGAAGGGGGGAGCGGACAAGAGGGACGTCGTGTCGATACGCATGCCTGTGACGTCACTCGTGACCAACGTGACGTACTCCAACGCCCACTGCGCCCTCTGCAACGGAGACTTGAACGGCCGAGCCCCGGATGACTTCGTTGTCTGGACTCCTAGGTTAGAATGCCCCTCGATCCAGCATTTCCCTTTCGGCTCCACCACCGAGCCTCCGATGCCCTCCAAGTGGCTCCCCATCTTTGACGAATTCCGGGGCGTCTGGGGTGTGATGGAGAAGGGTAGATTCCACGCATGCACCGCGGACCCCATGGCTCCTCCCATTGCTGCGTCCCTCGTGCGGAGGTGTCGACTGGGTGTGGTGAGCTCCTGCGAACCCGATTGGCCAGACGACTCCGTTGGACTGCGGATGGCCATCAAGAGACGCTGCGGCGCCCCTGGGTCCACAGCCCACGTCTTCCTCGGAGCAAAGACCTACCGTAACGCCGCCTGCGCCGTCTGCAACCGGGTGCCCGTCCACGAGCTGTCCTGTGCCCCACCCCTGACGAGGTCCCTGGGAGCGGCGGCCAAAGACTTCAATCCCGTCGCCTTTTCAGTCCTCTTCGACTTCGGTATCCCCCAGGGCGAGTATTTCCAGGGCGGGAGGGGAGGCGTGGATCCCGGGCCCCTGTCTGCTAGGCTGACGGCTCACGGTTGCCCCGACGAGACCCCGCTCTTTGATCCCTTCCTCAGGCGGTGTCGTGACCTTCTCTGTCCCGAGATGGGACAGCGATGGGTTCGTAATAGGTGTGTAGAGGTCGGGAGGGGTTACGAGGAGGATGAGGTGGACACTACGAAGGACGAGCCTTCCTCAGGAGTAGTTAGGGTCGTTGGTCTGGGAGGCAAAGCCAAGGAGCGTCCGAAGGGAAAGAACTTTACTACAGTGCACCTGCACCCATCTTCGGCAGCCATTGCGATGGGATATCTCACTATAATTGGAGTCGCAGCATCGGCTTTGTTCTTGATCATACATCTCGTGGCTTTTGCACTACTGAAAGAGCTACGCACGGCCTCCGGCCGTAATCTGGCGTCCCTCTGCGTTGCACTGCTGATTGCTTACTCGGCTTTCTTTGCGGGAACTTTTAACACCACTCCTATAGGCTCGACGGACGTGTCCAGGGGCTGCTTAGCGGCAGCTACATTAGCTCTCTTTGGACTACTGTCCGCATTTTGCTGGTCTTCCACTCTAGCTTTCGATGTGTGGAGAACGTTGAGACGTGCCACTGTGCATTTGCACGCTCCCAGCGATTCCGTCGGGGGCTCCGGAGGAAAACGAAGGTTTGCCCTCTACTCCATATTTTCCTGGGCCATACCGGCGGCCATCGCTGCCATCGCACTATCCCTAGACATCCGTACTGGAGGCCAGGCCTGCATATATTCCGTCACCGCATCAGTCTCCTATCGCTCCGAAGGAAACATGTCAATTGGGCTCCCTACCACTCTCCCCCTTACTTCTGTCACCCCCAAAGACGTCGCGAACGAGCACTGTCCCCTCTCTCCCGTGCTGACCATCTTGACCCCGTCCTTCGGCCTGCATCCTAGCGGCGCCTGCTGGTTCGGTAGACGATCCTCCCTTCTCATACTTTTCGCGGCTCCCTTGGGCATCACCACGGTCGCCAACGCGCTGCTCTTCATCCTCAGCGCCCGCACCATTTCCCAGGCCACATTCAGGCAGTCCATGGCCCCCACCTCGGCCGCCCCCGTCAAGCACGGCCCTCCGCAGGCGGTGCGCTCTTTCCGCCTTCACCTGAGGCTGGCCCTACTCTCCGGGCTGTCGTGGTCCGCGGGTCTCCTGGCCGGGTGGCTGGACATCCCTCCCCTTTGGCTCGTGGCCGTCCTCCTCACGTCCCTCCACGGCGTCTTCCTCACGGTCGCCTTCACGTGCACCAGCCGCGTCAAGAGGGCGATGAGGAGGTTCCTGTCGAGGTGCAGGAAGAGGAGTAGCTTCCAGGGGAGCGGCTCTACGGGAAGCAAGGGTCCGCTCACGCCGGCATCTCCCGCGTCGCCCGCCTCGTGGTCCTCGACCTCCTCCAACGGGGAAAGCAATGTCACCAGGAAGTCCGACATATCATCGGCTGCGGCGAGGCAAAGGACTCAATCCGTGGATACCCTGTATTGA